A single window of Armigeres subalbatus isolate Guangzhou_Male unplaced genomic scaffold, GZ_Asu_2 Contig2041, whole genome shotgun sequence DNA harbors:
- the LOC134203654 gene encoding uncharacterized protein LOC134203654: MVQAAIRSRISDFSRDRRFLVLPKVIANLPTTSINTERWVLPKGIELADPAFSRLREVDIVLGIEAFFEFFKSGRRITIGKNLPSLTDSVFGWVVCGGCSIPSESLQINCHFSTSKDLEKLMARFWSCEEVEFSDTCSLEEKKCEEIFQRGVQRNTEGRYIVPLPKNEDVLPNLGESKDIAFRRLLGTERRLARDAHLREQYIAFMDDYLKLGHMRKVEEATEDKIKRCFLPHHPVVKEASTTTKVRVVFDASCKTSSGVSLNDVLLVGPVVQEDLRSIILRSRTKQVLLVSDVEKLFRQILVLPTNRPFQSILFRFAPEEEVAVYELNTVTYGTKPEPFNSWLLTKPIVYRSRQEPFVETFI; this comes from the coding sequence ATGGTTCAAGCAGCCATTCGCTCGCGGATTTCGGATTTCTCGCGAGACAGGAGGTTCCTGGTATTACCCAAGGTGATCGCAAATCTACCTACAACATCAATCAATACGGAGCGGTGGGTTTTACCAAAGGGGATTGAGCTTGCGGATCCAGCATTTTCACGTCTAAGGGAAGTCGACATCGTGTTAGGTATCGAGGCCTTCTTTGAATTCTTCAAGTCAGGACGAAGGATCACAATCGGTAAAAACTTACCAAGCCTTACGGACTCAGTGTTTGGCTGGGTAGTTTGTGGTGGGTGCTCAATTCCTAGCGAATCCCTTCAAATCAACTGCCACTTCTCAACATCCAAGGATCTGGAAAAGTTGATGGCGCGATTCTGGTCCTGCGAGgaggtggaattttcggatacCTGTTCGCTAGAGGAGAAGAAGTGTGAAGAAATTTTCCAGCGTGGAGTTCAGAGAAATACAGAGGGTCGTTACATTGTTCCATTACCTAAAAACGAGGACGTTCTTCCAAACCTGGGCGAGTCTAAGGATATCGCATTCCGACGTCTTCTTGGCACGGAAAGAAGACTGGCGAGGGACGCTCACTTGCGGGAGCAATACATTGCCTTCATGGACGACTACCTGAAATTGGGACACATGCGCAAGGTTGAGGAAGCTACAGAGGACAAGATTAAAAGATGTTTTCTACCGCATCATCCGGTGGTCAAGGAGGCCAGTACCACCACCAAGGTCAGGGTGGTCTTCGATGCTTCTTGCAAAACGTCATCTGGAGTGTCCTTAAATGATGTACTTCTGGTAGGGCCAGTTGTACAGGAGGATTTGAGATCAATTATTCTTCGCAGCCGAACAAAGCAGGTGCTCCTCGTGTCGGACGTGGAGAAGTTGTTTCGGCAGATCCTCGTTCTGCCAACGAATCGGCCATTCCAATCTATACTATTCCGGTTTGCTCCGGAGGAGGAAGTTGCAGTGTACGAACTCAACACCGTTACATACGGAACCAAACCCGAACCCTTCAACAGTTGGCTGCTGACGAAGCCGATCGTTTACCGCTCGCGGCAAGAGCCATTCGTGGAGACGTTTATATGA